The Equus quagga isolate Etosha38 chromosome 2, UCLA_HA_Equagga_1.0, whole genome shotgun sequence genome has a window encoding:
- the LOC124235090 gene encoding olfactory receptor 11H12-like → MSSRLMNASGRETTSSVSHFILMGFPSSPEMQFLYFGLFSGAYTLTLMGNAAIVCAVWWDWHLHNPMYIFLGNFSLLEICYVTTTIPKMLANFLSSSKSISFVSCFAQFYFFFSFGCDEGCFLSIMAFDRYLAICHPLHYPHIMTKQLYTGLVIFGWSCGFILFLTPVVLISQLPYCGPNIINHFMCDPVPLMMLSCSVDNTTQFTYSTFNAIFMIGTFLFILCSYALVILAVLRMPSEAGKHKAFSTCASHLAVVILFFGSVMVMYVNPGSGHSMEMQKIVTLFYSVITPLCNPLIYSLRNKEMKAALRKVFGTEIPVHKT, encoded by the coding sequence ATGTCTTCCAGACTAATGAATGCATCTGGCAGAGAAACCACCAGCTCTGTCAGCCACTTTATCCTCATGGGCTTTCCCTCGAGCCCAGAAATGCAGTTTCTGTACTTTGGGCTCTTCTCAGGAGCCTATACCCTCACCCTGATGGGGAATGCAGCCATTGTCTGTGCTGTGTGGTGGGACTGGCACCTTCACAACCCCATGTACATCTTCTTGGGGAATTTCTCTCTCCTCGAAATATGTTATGTCACCACGACCATCCCTAAAATGTTGGCCAACTTCCTGTCCTCCAGCAAGTCCATCTCCTTCGTGAGTTGTTTTGCCCAGTTCtacttcttcttctcttttggaTGTGATGAAGGCTGCTTCCTTTCCATCATGGCCTTTGACAGGTACCTTGCCATCTGTCATCCTCTGCATTATCCACACATCATGACTAAACAGCTATACACTGGCCTTGTCATCTTTGGGTGGTCATGTGGGTTTATCCTCTTCCTAACCCCAGTTGTTCTCATTTCACAGTTGCCCTATTGTGGCCCAAATATCATCAACCATTTTATGTGTGATCCTGTCCCATTGATGATGCTGTCCTGTTCTGTAGACAACACCACGCAGTTCACTTACTCTACATTCAATGCTATTTTCATGATTGGCacctttctctttatcctttgcTCCTATGCTCTGGTGATTCTGGCTGTGCTACGGATGCCCTCAGAGGCTGGCAAACACAAGGCTTTCTCCACTTGTGCTTCCCATCTGGCTGTGGTGATCCTTTTTTTTGGCTCTGTTATGGTGATGTATGTTAATCCTGGATCAGGACATTCAATGGAAATGCAGAAAATTGTAACCTTATTTTATTCTGTGATAACACCCCTCTGCAATCCTCTAATTTATAGCCTCAGGAACAAGGAGATGAAGGCTGCCCTAAGGAAAGTCTTTGGAACTGAAATACCTGTtcataaaacataa